The following coding sequences are from one Capsicum annuum cultivar UCD-10X-F1 chromosome 3, UCD10Xv1.1, whole genome shotgun sequence window:
- the LOC107866148 gene encoding DUF21 domain-containing protein At5g52790 — protein sequence MAANDVPCCETMFWVYLIICISLVCFAGLMSGLTLGLMSLSLMDLEVLIKAGQPNDRRNAEKILPIVKNQHLLLCTLLICNAMAMEALPIFLDALLPAWGAILISVTLILAFGEIIPQSICSRYGLSIGARMAPLVRLLVIVVFPLSYPISKLLDLLLGKGHSALLRRAELKTLVNMHGNEAGKGGELSHDETTIIAGALDLAQKTVKDAMTPMSRVFSLDLHSKLTDEMINQIISKGHSRVPVYSGRPTNIVGLILVKNLIKFRPEDEVPIKNLTIRSIPNVPDSLPLYDLLNQFEKGHSHMAVVVKSRRITKETAENATAKHDIIKINILSASPIQQLHTVEKGEEAIGIITMEDVLEQLLQEPIYDETDDYVDVHSKIRINIPPSMILSPRRSPGTVTTGAANKPKWQSPLASPVLSSAHQSPMLRSPVSPYMQSPYTMPKLSANSPAQLNVTNSPSRFSLSSPSSNDQVSRKFMRNWTNTDSSTC from the exons ATGGCTGCAAATGATGTGCCATGTTGTGAAACTATGTTTTGGGTATACTTAATTATCTGTATCTCACTTGTATGTTTTGCTGGACTTATGTCTGGACTAACACTGGGTCTCATGTCCCTTAGTCTTATGGATCTTGAGGTTCTTATTAAGGCTGGTCAGCCAAATGATCGAAGAAATGCAG AGAAAATTCTGCCCATTGTAAAGAATCAGCACTTGCTCTTGTGCACCCTTCTAATATGTAATGCCATGGCTATGGAG GCTCTTCCAATATTTCTTGACGCTTTACTTCCTGCATGGGGTGCTATACTAATATCAGTCACCCTCATACTAGCCTTTGGAGAG ATTATTCCTCAGTCCATCTGTTCTCGTTATGGACTGAGCATTGGTGCGAGAATGGCACCTTTGGTTCGTTTGCTTGTCATAGTTGTCTTCCCTTTATCTTACCCCATCAGTAAG TTGTTGGATTTACTCCTGGGAAAAGGGCACTCTGCACTTCTACGCCGCGCGGAGCTGAAAACTTTGGTGAATATGCATGGCAATGAG GCAGGAAAAGGTGGAGAGTTGAGCCACGATGAAACAACCATAATTGCTGGAGCATTGGACCTAGCTCAGAAAACAGTTAAAGATGCAATGACCCCAATGTCCAGAGTATTTTCCCTTGATCTTCATTCTAAACTTACTGA TGAGATGATCAATCAGATAATAAGCAAAGGTCATAGTCGCGTACCTGTATACTCTGGTCGTCCAACAAATATTGTAGGTCTAATCTTG GTgaagaatttgataaaatttcGTCCAGAAGATGAGGTGCCAATCAAAAACCTTACTATAAGGAGTATACCGAA CGTCCCAGATTCGTTACCATTATATGATCTTCTGAACCAGTTCGAGAAAGGGCACAGCCATATGGCTGTAGTGGTGAAGAGTAGAAGGATCACTAAGGAAACTGCAGAAAATGCCACAGCCAAACACGATATAATCAAGATAAATATCCTTTCAGCCAGTCCGATTCAACAGCTTCACACAGTTGAAAAGG GAGAAGAAGCAATTGGTATTATTACAATGGAAGACGTCCTTGAACAACTTCTGCAG GAACCAATATACGACGAGACAGATGACTATGTTGATGTTCATAGCAA AATTAGAATCAACATTCCTCCGTCAATGATATTGTCACCTAGAAGATCACCAGGAACAGTGACAACAGGGGCTGCTAATAAACCAAAGTGGCAAAGTCCGTTAGCATCTCCAGTACTTTCAAGCGCTCATCAAAGCCCTATGTTGCGCTCGCCGGTATCACCATACATGCAGTCACCGTACACAATGCCAAAACTATCTGCTAATTCCCCTGCACAGTTAAATGTTACAAATTCTCCAAGCAGATTTTCGCTCAGCTCTCCATCATCTAATGATCAG GTTTCTCGGAAGTTTATGAGAAATTGGACAAACACGGACTCTAGTACTTGCTGA